One genomic window of Arthrobacter sp. KBS0703 includes the following:
- a CDS encoding GAF domain-containing protein, translating to MRRADRLEFAEGADWSEAGIGTNAISEALVTGRPVKLFSAGHLVRTHHEWACTAAPITDPATGRLLGVLDVSGPLDTISADTPRMVRCAVGVAESLLGTSDGDSLLGCFVFCSCVPAWCARPWCCGVVAGVAGRQACRGVWLTGAGYR from the coding sequence ATGCGGCGGGCGGACCGGCTGGAGTTCGCCGAAGGGGCGGACTGGTCCGAGGCCGGCATCGGCACCAACGCCATCAGCGAGGCGCTGGTCACCGGCCGGCCGGTGAAGCTGTTCTCCGCCGGGCACCTGGTCCGCACTCACCACGAGTGGGCCTGTACGGCGGCGCCCATCACGGACCCGGCCACGGGCCGGCTGCTGGGCGTGCTCGATGTTTCCGGGCCGCTGGACACCATCAGCGCGGACACGCCGCGGATGGTGCGGTGCGCGGTCGGGGTGGCGGAGTCACTGCTGGGAACGTCCGACGGCGACAGCCTCCTTGGGTGCTTCGTCTTCTGTTCATGCGTCCCGGCATGGTGTGCGCGACCCTGGTGTTGCGGTGTCGTCGCTGGAGTTGCTGGGCGACAGGCCTGCCGCGGTGTTTGGCTGACGGGAGCGGGGTACCGCTGA
- a CDS encoding UvrD-helicase domain-containing protein, whose translation MLAEIELDESQRDVAEADPDARMFVTAAAGQGKTEVLLARVKTLVEDGLNPADEILVLSFSRAAVEAVRKRARIHDLDGLQIRTFDSFAAQILIDMDEETLGDSFDARIRKATKYIAGDETPDRLTYLQHILVDEAQDLVGDRAELVLALFSVLGDDFGFTVLGDPLQGIYDFQLEESESKLTSAELIETLVKEFGAEQQTLAKHYRAVTDRTRELISVGDEIRNLGALDNPTCEAAHSLLDDFRREVSSTSVLNESGALSPNDGDTTALLCSTNYEVLIASELLWENGYPHLIRRKAQDMSVAPWVHQVFRDLEDRTYDADEIKSRLHRLFGDAAADRWLALKTAEGNFSAYDSLNVPQLSQRLRSRSIPLTLTVADVAPLIVSTVHRAKGLEFTNVLYLQPEFGSPAAEQNAATLKQKYVALSRAREEIVSTKLPKKILKRADGSTGRWLEKAYGKFGQYTARMEFVNSDIDDISPYFPADGDAQAVQNSLVLDDLLGEVVSGRIDSPPEPGEVPRYELTTSNGRVLGRTSQSFAYALKKNFSFKGHPGQEWPIAFTGARVTSIECATGHPEETKLAGLGSSGMWLVPRLTGLISRIKD comes from the coding sequence GTGCTCGCCGAGATTGAACTGGACGAAAGTCAGCGAGACGTTGCGGAAGCCGATCCGGATGCGCGAATGTTCGTGACGGCCGCGGCCGGGCAAGGGAAAACAGAGGTCCTTCTGGCCCGGGTAAAGACCTTGGTTGAAGATGGCTTGAATCCTGCCGATGAAATCCTTGTGCTCAGCTTTTCCCGGGCGGCTGTCGAAGCTGTCAGGAAACGGGCACGCATCCATGATCTCGATGGTCTTCAAATCCGCACTTTCGACTCCTTTGCGGCGCAGATTCTGATCGACATGGACGAAGAGACTCTGGGCGACAGCTTTGACGCCCGGATCCGAAAAGCCACGAAGTATATAGCTGGAGACGAGACGCCCGATCGGCTCACTTATCTGCAGCACATCCTGGTCGACGAAGCTCAGGACCTCGTGGGAGACCGCGCGGAGCTAGTCTTGGCGTTGTTCTCCGTCCTCGGTGACGACTTCGGTTTCACAGTGCTCGGCGACCCATTGCAAGGCATTTACGACTTTCAATTGGAAGAATCCGAATCCAAACTCACCTCCGCGGAGCTCATCGAGACCCTCGTCAAGGAGTTTGGCGCCGAGCAACAGACGCTGGCGAAGCACTACAGGGCGGTGACCGATCGCACGAGGGAGCTGATCTCCGTTGGCGACGAGATCCGCAACCTGGGAGCGCTCGACAACCCAACGTGCGAGGCCGCGCATAGCCTGCTCGACGACTTCCGCAGAGAAGTTTCCAGCACCTCCGTGCTGAATGAGTCTGGTGCGCTCAGTCCGAATGACGGCGACACCACCGCCCTACTGTGTTCGACCAATTACGAAGTCCTCATCGCGAGTGAACTTTTGTGGGAGAACGGGTACCCGCACCTGATCCGGCGGAAGGCACAGGACATGAGTGTGGCGCCTTGGGTTCATCAGGTGTTCAGGGACCTGGAAGACAGGACGTATGACGCCGATGAGATAAAGTCACGCCTGCACCGGCTCTTCGGAGACGCAGCTGCCGACCGCTGGCTTGCGTTGAAGACAGCGGAGGGCAACTTCTCAGCGTACGACTCACTAAATGTCCCCCAGCTCAGCCAACGGCTGCGCAGCAGATCGATCCCGTTGACCCTCACGGTGGCCGACGTCGCCCCGTTGATCGTTTCGACAGTACATCGGGCCAAAGGCCTCGAGTTCACCAATGTCCTTTATCTGCAACCGGAGTTCGGATCTCCCGCCGCAGAACAGAACGCAGCGACCTTGAAGCAGAAGTACGTAGCCCTGAGCCGGGCTCGAGAAGAGATCGTCTCCACCAAACTGCCTAAAAAGATCCTCAAGCGCGCCGACGGGTCCACTGGGCGATGGCTGGAGAAGGCTTACGGGAAATTCGGTCAATACACGGCACGGATGGAGTTCGTGAACTCCGACATTGACGACATTTCGCCCTATTTCCCGGCAGACGGAGACGCTCAGGCGGTGCAGAACAGCCTTGTACTGGATGACCTTCTGGGAGAAGTCGTTTCCGGCCGCATTGACTCCCCACCGGAGCCCGGTGAAGTTCCCCGCTACGAGCTAACTACCAGCAACGGCCGCGTGCTTGGCCGAACCAGTCAATCTTTTGCGTACGCGCTGAAGAAGAATTTCAGCTTCAAAGGACACCCCGGCCAAGAGTGGCCCATCGCCTTTACCGGCGCCCGGGTCACATCCATCGAGTGCGCCACCGGTCATCCGGAGGAGACCAAACTCGCAGGACTCGGTTCCTCCGGAATGTGGCTGGTACCCCGGCTTACCGGACTTATCAGCCGGATTAAGGACTAG
- a CDS encoding DUF262 domain-containing protein, with the protein MKPEKVNPREVFYQPSRLVVPLFQRPYVWSKERQWQPLWEDIARLVDVLATKNPAATHFLGAFVVQQLPSTLGTMQEWSVIDGQQRLTTLQILLDSLHSQLDDRGLTMLAAQVEPLIVNPAAFLKKPEDCYKVWPTNLDRVGFKSVMSAPAPVDYSSVVPSRLAEAHQYFSDSIGAWLDKADELEISAKLLVDAVSGQLEIVSIRLDATEDAQAIFETLNARGEPLSAADLIKNFIFQNHAGTEAEVEVAYLSNWAELETPWWVTQVTAGRISHPRASWFLWHWLRARLLEDFPIRELFTQFKGYVTDKRPDLSSLLPEIRTAADRYRFVIEGAQAVNGPLTRAQWFSYRVGTLDSEVVRPLLIWLDEEPQSDVPEEDKTQILKRLESWFVRRAIVKAPSQGTNRFMVDLIVHLSKQPHDRLAIEVQSYLASNKTPVGYWPDDAEVTSALKGAPAYNKYLRARLRMILEALEDYRRGYPDWNALSMGPIARGVGTVEHFLPQKWRANWPAIWSPDEAEMKAASRDRTLHELGNLTLVTQKLNSKVSNGSWATKVEHFQNINDVLLTNDVIQSAPTNWDETMITARTATLAASVLKVWPAPAGHIGLATQPAQPEAPGEVDLALLVSEGLIQPGTVLVARPAVLNGATAAVGLDGRVFVGDVGYDTPSAAGVAANSADLYRGGINGWRFWKIQGSGKSLWEVRNEYRASLGEDDGGNEVGEDVQDSEQIEAELVAAESADEVDDE; encoded by the coding sequence ATGAAGCCCGAGAAGGTCAATCCACGGGAGGTCTTCTATCAGCCCTCGAGACTGGTGGTGCCTCTTTTCCAGCGCCCTTATGTCTGGTCCAAGGAGCGGCAATGGCAGCCCCTGTGGGAGGACATAGCGCGGCTCGTTGATGTTCTGGCGACGAAGAACCCGGCCGCTACGCACTTCCTCGGCGCTTTCGTCGTACAGCAGCTGCCTTCCACGCTTGGCACCATGCAGGAGTGGAGTGTCATCGATGGTCAGCAGCGACTCACGACGCTCCAGATCCTCCTCGACTCACTTCACTCGCAGCTTGACGACCGCGGTCTGACGATGCTCGCGGCACAGGTCGAGCCGCTCATCGTCAATCCGGCCGCCTTCCTCAAGAAGCCTGAGGACTGCTACAAGGTCTGGCCGACGAATCTCGACCGGGTGGGATTCAAATCGGTCATGAGCGCCCCTGCTCCAGTTGACTACTCGAGCGTCGTGCCATCGCGGCTCGCAGAGGCGCATCAGTACTTCAGCGATTCCATCGGCGCGTGGCTCGACAAAGCGGACGAGTTGGAGATCAGCGCAAAGTTGCTCGTTGATGCCGTGTCCGGTCAGCTCGAGATCGTGAGCATTCGGCTCGACGCGACAGAGGATGCGCAGGCGATCTTTGAGACGCTGAATGCACGGGGCGAGCCGCTGAGCGCCGCTGACCTCATCAAGAACTTTATCTTCCAGAATCATGCCGGCACCGAAGCGGAAGTCGAAGTCGCGTACCTCAGTAACTGGGCTGAACTTGAGACTCCGTGGTGGGTCACGCAGGTCACGGCCGGACGCATCTCTCACCCGCGCGCGTCCTGGTTCCTCTGGCACTGGCTGCGCGCCCGACTGCTCGAAGACTTCCCGATCCGAGAGCTATTCACGCAGTTCAAGGGCTACGTGACTGACAAGCGGCCCGACCTGTCCAGTTTGCTACCGGAGATCAGGACGGCGGCCGATAGATATCGGTTCGTGATCGAGGGGGCGCAGGCGGTGAACGGTCCGTTGACGAGGGCGCAATGGTTCAGTTACCGCGTCGGCACTCTCGATTCCGAGGTCGTGCGACCGCTGCTGATTTGGCTCGATGAGGAGCCGCAGTCCGATGTTCCGGAAGAAGACAAGACCCAGATCCTCAAGCGCCTCGAAAGCTGGTTCGTCCGCCGCGCGATCGTGAAAGCGCCCTCGCAGGGCACAAACCGATTCATGGTCGACCTCATCGTCCACCTCAGCAAGCAGCCGCACGATCGTCTGGCCATTGAAGTCCAGTCCTACCTCGCTTCGAACAAGACGCCCGTCGGGTACTGGCCGGACGACGCAGAGGTCACCTCGGCGCTGAAGGGCGCGCCCGCATACAACAAGTATCTCCGGGCTCGACTTCGAATGATCCTTGAAGCGCTCGAAGACTACCGCCGTGGTTACCCTGATTGGAATGCACTCAGTATGGGGCCGATCGCGCGTGGGGTCGGCACGGTCGAGCACTTCCTCCCTCAGAAGTGGCGGGCAAACTGGCCAGCTATATGGTCGCCTGACGAAGCCGAAATGAAGGCGGCGTCACGTGACCGCACTCTGCACGAACTCGGCAATCTCACCTTGGTGACGCAGAAACTGAATTCGAAGGTTTCAAACGGGTCATGGGCGACGAAGGTAGAGCATTTTCAGAACATCAACGACGTGCTCCTCACGAACGATGTCATTCAGTCCGCCCCAACCAATTGGGACGAGACGATGATCACTGCGCGTACGGCCACGCTCGCGGCGTCGGTCCTAAAGGTTTGGCCTGCCCCAGCAGGACACATCGGACTCGCAACGCAGCCGGCGCAGCCTGAAGCTCCCGGGGAAGTCGACCTTGCTCTGCTTGTCTCGGAGGGGCTCATTCAGCCGGGAACCGTGCTCGTCGCTCGTCCCGCTGTCCTGAACGGTGCGACCGCCGCAGTCGGGCTCGACGGGCGCGTGTTCGTCGGCGATGTCGGTTATGACACGCCGTCCGCGGCGGGGGTGGCTGCCAACTCGGCCGACCTGTATCGGGGCGGCATCAATGGTTGGCGATTTTGGAAGATCCAAGGGTCTGGGAAGTCGCTCTGGGAGGTTCGCAACGAATACCGCGCCAGTCTTGGCGAAGATGACGGAGGAAACGAGGTCGGCGAGGATGTCCAAGACTCAGAGCAGATCGAGGCCGAACTGGTCGCCGCGGAGAGCGCAGACGAAGTCGACGACGAATAA
- a CDS encoding DNA cytosine methyltransferase produces the protein MTFVQLDPPSSDAHMVDLFAGPGGLDVAARWLGLSVAGIEWDENACETRRAAGLGTVQGDVRDHGPAEFPQARILAGGPPCQTYTVAGAGAGRKALDQVLSFIARMADGDDVTTELTTLDDERTGLVLQPLRWALEAHEAGNAYEVIVLEQVPAVLPVWEAMARALEPLGYETVTGILHAEEYGVPQTRRRAILIANRYGTPVLPAPTHQRFRRNEVKASMDRPALLPCQSIGETLDRVEPFVMISNYGTGGDPKARGRRTSKEPAFTVTGKVSRNRLFSNVDELDRLKVSEAGRLQTFPADYPWSGKDVSQQIGNAIPPRLAAHVLAAALGRELDADFFDTMTRKRWTETADETAPTPQNTEGTHDCPVPRTGPGRRRSVDEPSRKALSRVSSQR, from the coding sequence ATGACCTTCGTGCAATTGGACCCACCTTCTTCTGACGCTCACATGGTGGATCTCTTCGCCGGTCCTGGTGGACTGGATGTCGCTGCACGCTGGCTGGGATTGTCCGTGGCCGGTATCGAGTGGGACGAGAATGCCTGCGAAACCAGGCGGGCCGCCGGGCTTGGAACCGTGCAAGGTGACGTACGGGACCACGGTCCGGCCGAGTTTCCCCAGGCGAGGATCCTCGCCGGGGGCCCTCCATGTCAGACGTACACCGTGGCCGGGGCAGGTGCTGGGCGTAAGGCACTGGACCAGGTCCTTTCCTTCATTGCGCGCATGGCCGATGGGGACGACGTCACAACCGAGCTAACGACGTTGGATGACGAACGAACCGGGCTGGTGCTGCAGCCGCTGCGATGGGCATTGGAGGCCCATGAGGCGGGAAACGCATACGAGGTGATCGTATTAGAGCAGGTGCCAGCGGTTCTGCCCGTGTGGGAGGCCATGGCGAGGGCCCTGGAACCACTGGGTTATGAGACCGTGACTGGCATACTCCACGCAGAAGAGTACGGGGTTCCGCAGACCCGCCGCCGCGCGATCCTCATCGCGAACCGGTACGGCACGCCCGTACTTCCTGCCCCAACGCATCAGCGGTTCAGGAGAAATGAGGTCAAAGCTTCTATGGACCGACCTGCGTTGCTGCCCTGCCAAAGCATCGGCGAGACCTTGGACCGGGTAGAGCCCTTTGTGATGATCTCCAATTATGGAACTGGTGGTGATCCGAAGGCCCGCGGTCGGCGCACTTCGAAGGAACCGGCTTTCACGGTTACCGGGAAAGTGTCCCGGAACCGCTTGTTCTCCAACGTGGATGAACTCGATCGCCTCAAAGTTTCTGAAGCGGGCCGGCTCCAGACGTTCCCCGCTGATTACCCGTGGTCGGGCAAGGACGTCTCGCAACAGATTGGCAACGCCATTCCACCGCGCCTGGCGGCTCACGTCCTAGCAGCAGCTCTCGGTCGAGAACTTGACGCGGATTTCTTCGACACGATGACAAGAAAACGGTGGACCGAGACGGCCGACGAAACCGCGCCCACACCACAAAACACCGAGGGTACCCACGACTGTCCTGTGCCCAGGACTGGACCGGGGCGGCGACGATCAGTCGACGAACCGTCCCGGAAGGCCCTCAGCCGCGTGTCGTCACAACGCTGA
- a CDS encoding DEAD/DEAH box helicase, translated as MMVQHSWAGTTSPLGRFVAAETESALNAYRARPDLVREHSNIEAAISQGGYGRKQLNELVQNAADAIKEPGGRIRVVLTRDSLYCANEGDPFTEAGFRTLMLSHSSEKRDDEIGRFGLGFKSVIQVTEEPMIFSRSGSVAWSQDQSRKLLEGLYPRLATYPILRLATPVDPDVEAAKDPVLSELFEWATTVVKLPLSGSVSWLSDEMKKFPEEFLLFSDKIGSLEFEDRAQSSSWTWTATRDGSRVSLYDGANSSEWLIFKNRHEVSPQAAIEAGSIVARQNVDVTWAVPLTGNHRSKMGRFWNYFPTQHETSLRGIVNAAFKMNEDRHSMLETLYNREILIRTLPRMVASALNDLRTPEDPALFLDILPSRDKESSSWADSVINKPIFEILPFAPCLPDRSGVLRLPREIKVQPALEEATRLIALWDTWVPAGRLWLHSSALRRESQVVRILKEANLKRASIEEWLEEVVAGGDLQDYENALQIAAMIDKSYTDYRPAMRRSRIVLMSDGSVQPPITSRVFLPMKADDESANVVSYELMHHGNANAYLRALDLQAQDGRGIVNRVASDVAGDYLDTELAGSLWKLTRSLSVPESLSILNERTEPTKILVRCRDHKWRTLGEVWLPGGLIPQTNIGDEHLLVDDQFHGHDLALLRNLGARTSLGDSKMVRAGGTYDLWKGQEATRFSNESRNGPVRLSEAGIRFGQALTTDGLHLLADASAATRAKVTRTILGRPQYPTKVEFSSGFRTAETIDGPDLWWVKNHGAFETPLGLVDTKHCVGKIDGIPTDFLPFPGEEESRALGLPTDTRKIQWSFVLSLAEQRLPILQLHELYGALAVLDVRPPKELLTPLSGGRNTRYLTSDVVLAADLGSRDYLVDTADVPVIYTGHPDLDEALAENWGLKPVTVEFHISARATPMDGEVPESIKSKFPFLKRAASEVAVQTLCVPCTSVDEVRTNSFDSRAEATPKASCLQDGVLYYRAPQGDQALLTTILGAFGSKRATAQVMQSMRQLKKDDEAQARIGRVNKQKTDAGKIAELVGRETLRKLIPDAVMKMLDARELDLTDERLFEIVSNLHGSSLLKVLKPALSEAGIETPDQFRGGRTAQEFVKELGFSPAMAGESIKKKPEREEFVGPVGLNPLHRYQETTSKKIVGLLAGDTKHRRGLVQLPTGAGKTRVAVESVIRDIKASPKENHRLVIWIAQSEELCEQAIDTWTYVWQAAGVPGERMAVSRLWGGNNAIREETKLHLIVATIQTLSSILQTRKSMYEWMSNPDLVIIDEAHGATATSYTPVLSWFGRSFNEKSRSLLGLSATPYRGTNEKETERLVARFGRNLIEPDEFSAENAHEYLQGMGVLAKVNHRELKGIELKLKDMRSATDEDSQSAMLEARIDLQHVADSTQRNEAILDHIKASETNGPTLVFAASVEHAEALAAVLSVEGIPAAAISGKTDLGHRRSIIEDFRNGKIRVLTNFDVLTQGFDAPKVDAVYVCRPTFSPNKYIQMIGRGLRGPLNGGSQEVLIVNVKDNLDQYGDKLAFTQLDYLWKDGS; from the coding sequence ATGATGGTTCAGCATTCGTGGGCGGGTACGACCTCGCCTCTCGGAAGGTTCGTAGCGGCCGAAACAGAAAGCGCGCTCAACGCTTACCGGGCTCGCCCGGATCTGGTACGCGAGCACAGCAACATCGAGGCGGCTATCTCTCAGGGCGGCTACGGTCGAAAACAGCTCAACGAGCTTGTCCAGAACGCTGCTGATGCCATCAAGGAACCGGGCGGCCGCATCAGAGTCGTCCTCACAAGGGATTCACTCTATTGCGCGAACGAAGGAGATCCCTTCACCGAGGCCGGTTTCCGGACCCTCATGCTGTCCCACTCCTCCGAGAAGCGTGACGACGAGATCGGCCGCTTCGGCCTCGGGTTCAAATCAGTCATTCAGGTGACCGAAGAGCCCATGATATTCAGCCGAAGCGGTTCCGTTGCTTGGAGCCAGGATCAAAGCCGAAAGCTTTTGGAGGGCCTGTATCCGCGCCTGGCTACCTATCCGATTCTGCGTTTGGCTACCCCGGTGGACCCCGACGTCGAAGCCGCCAAAGACCCCGTCCTCTCGGAGCTTTTTGAATGGGCCACCACGGTGGTCAAGCTTCCCCTGAGTGGCAGCGTCTCTTGGCTTTCGGACGAAATGAAGAAGTTTCCCGAGGAGTTCCTCCTCTTCTCCGACAAGATTGGTTCCCTTGAATTTGAGGACAGAGCCCAAAGCTCATCTTGGACGTGGACGGCAACACGCGACGGCAGCCGTGTCAGCCTCTATGACGGCGCAAACAGTAGCGAATGGCTGATATTCAAAAATAGGCACGAGGTCAGCCCTCAAGCTGCGATCGAGGCCGGAAGCATCGTTGCGCGACAAAATGTTGACGTGACTTGGGCTGTCCCGTTGACGGGCAACCACCGGAGCAAGATGGGCCGGTTCTGGAACTACTTCCCGACTCAGCACGAGACTTCGCTTCGCGGCATCGTTAACGCGGCATTCAAAATGAACGAAGACCGCCACAGCATGCTGGAGACCCTCTACAACCGGGAAATTCTCATTCGGACGCTTCCCCGTATGGTGGCAAGCGCCCTAAACGACCTCAGGACACCAGAGGATCCGGCTCTCTTTCTGGACATTCTGCCGTCGCGTGACAAGGAGTCAAGTTCGTGGGCCGACTCCGTGATCAACAAACCCATTTTTGAAATTCTGCCGTTCGCACCCTGTCTGCCGGACAGATCGGGCGTTCTCAGGCTCCCCCGTGAAATCAAAGTACAACCGGCCCTGGAAGAAGCCACTCGACTCATCGCTCTGTGGGACACCTGGGTGCCAGCGGGCCGGCTCTGGCTACACTCGTCAGCCTTGCGGCGGGAATCCCAGGTAGTACGCATATTGAAGGAAGCGAATCTCAAGCGCGCATCCATCGAGGAGTGGCTGGAAGAAGTTGTCGCAGGTGGAGATCTCCAGGATTATGAAAACGCCCTGCAGATCGCGGCGATGATCGACAAGTCCTACACCGACTACCGGCCCGCAATGCGGCGAAGCCGGATTGTGCTCATGTCAGACGGCAGTGTCCAACCGCCAATCACTTCGAGGGTCTTTCTACCCATGAAGGCTGACGACGAGTCAGCCAATGTTGTGTCCTATGAGCTCATGCATCATGGAAATGCGAATGCTTACCTTCGGGCCCTGGACCTCCAGGCACAGGATGGTCGGGGCATCGTCAATCGTGTCGCGAGCGATGTCGCCGGAGACTATCTAGATACAGAACTGGCCGGATCTCTTTGGAAATTAACCCGCTCGCTGTCCGTCCCGGAAAGTCTCTCCATACTTAATGAGAGAACAGAACCGACCAAAATTCTTGTTCGGTGCCGCGATCACAAGTGGCGCACGCTGGGTGAGGTCTGGCTGCCGGGTGGCTTGATTCCCCAAACCAATATCGGGGATGAGCACCTTCTAGTAGACGATCAGTTCCACGGCCACGACCTCGCCCTGCTGAGAAATCTTGGCGCACGAACGTCACTTGGGGACTCGAAGATGGTCCGCGCCGGGGGCACCTACGATTTATGGAAAGGGCAAGAGGCAACCCGCTTTTCAAATGAGTCCCGGAACGGACCGGTCCGTCTTTCCGAAGCGGGAATCCGCTTTGGCCAGGCTTTGACAACAGATGGACTCCATCTGCTGGCGGATGCATCTGCAGCAACCCGTGCAAAGGTTACGCGAACAATTTTGGGCCGACCGCAGTACCCGACAAAAGTTGAGTTCAGCAGCGGCTTCAGGACCGCTGAAACAATCGACGGGCCAGACCTTTGGTGGGTAAAAAACCACGGCGCTTTTGAGACCCCTCTCGGCTTAGTAGACACCAAGCACTGCGTGGGCAAAATCGATGGGATTCCCACAGACTTTTTGCCATTTCCTGGAGAGGAGGAATCTAGGGCGTTAGGACTGCCCACCGATACACGCAAGATCCAATGGAGTTTCGTCCTTTCATTGGCAGAGCAGCGTCTGCCCATTCTCCAGTTGCATGAACTTTATGGGGCGCTTGCCGTCCTCGATGTGCGTCCACCGAAGGAGCTTCTGACTCCTCTCAGCGGAGGTCGAAACACACGCTACCTGACGTCTGATGTAGTTCTGGCTGCGGACCTCGGCTCCCGCGACTATCTGGTTGATACAGCGGACGTGCCCGTCATATACACCGGCCATCCAGATTTGGACGAAGCCCTAGCCGAGAACTGGGGGCTCAAGCCGGTCACGGTCGAGTTCCATATCTCAGCCCGCGCCACGCCTATGGATGGGGAGGTACCCGAGAGCATAAAGTCGAAGTTTCCGTTCCTTAAGCGCGCAGCCAGTGAAGTTGCCGTCCAGACCCTCTGTGTTCCTTGCACTTCCGTGGATGAAGTGCGAACAAACAGCTTCGACTCTCGGGCGGAAGCCACGCCCAAAGCGTCCTGCCTCCAGGATGGTGTCCTCTACTACCGGGCCCCGCAGGGTGACCAGGCGTTGCTCACAACAATTCTCGGTGCATTCGGCAGCAAACGCGCGACCGCGCAGGTCATGCAGTCAATGCGGCAGCTCAAAAAGGACGACGAAGCCCAAGCCCGAATTGGACGAGTCAACAAGCAAAAGACGGATGCCGGCAAGATCGCCGAACTTGTTGGTCGCGAGACCCTTCGAAAGCTGATCCCAGACGCGGTCATGAAGATGCTGGATGCTCGTGAACTTGACCTCACCGATGAACGCCTGTTCGAGATCGTTAGCAACTTACACGGCAGCAGCCTCCTCAAAGTGCTCAAGCCTGCCCTGTCGGAAGCCGGCATTGAAACGCCTGATCAGTTCCGCGGGGGGCGCACGGCCCAAGAGTTCGTGAAAGAGCTCGGGTTCTCCCCGGCCATGGCTGGAGAGTCAATCAAGAAAAAGCCGGAACGCGAAGAGTTCGTTGGACCGGTGGGTTTGAACCCCCTTCACCGGTACCAGGAAACGACCAGCAAGAAGATCGTCGGCCTCCTTGCTGGGGATACCAAGCACCGCCGCGGGTTGGTGCAGTTGCCCACGGGTGCCGGCAAGACACGCGTAGCCGTTGAATCCGTTATCCGGGATATCAAAGCCTCTCCGAAGGAAAACCACCGCCTGGTCATCTGGATTGCCCAATCAGAAGAACTTTGCGAGCAGGCCATCGACACGTGGACGTACGTCTGGCAGGCAGCGGGAGTTCCCGGTGAGCGAATGGCGGTGAGCCGACTGTGGGGCGGGAACAACGCCATACGAGAGGAAACGAAACTCCACCTCATCGTCGCAACCATCCAGACGCTCAGCAGCATCCTGCAGACTCGAAAGTCCATGTACGAATGGATGTCTAACCCCGATCTTGTCATCATCGATGAAGCCCACGGGGCGACCGCAACGTCATACACTCCGGTTCTCTCTTGGTTCGGCCGCTCATTCAATGAAAAGTCCCGGTCGTTGCTGGGACTTTCGGCCACGCCGTACCGGGGTACAAACGAGAAAGAGACCGAGCGACTTGTAGCCCGATTCGGACGTAATCTCATCGAGCCGGATGAGTTCAGCGCGGAAAACGCCCACGAGTATCTTCAAGGTATGGGCGTTCTGGCCAAGGTCAATCATCGCGAGTTGAAGGGTATCGAGCTCAAGCTGAAGGACATGCGCTCGGCCACAGACGAGGATTCCCAAAGTGCAATGCTTGAGGCCCGGATCGACCTGCAGCACGTAGCGGACAGCACTCAGCGCAACGAAGCGATCCTCGACCATATCAAGGCATCCGAGACGAACGGGCCGACCTTGGTATTCGCTGCTTCAGTGGAACACGCCGAAGCTCTCGCGGCGGTACTGTCCGTAGAAGGAATTCCGGCCGCCGCCATCTCTGGAAAAACGGATCTGGGCCACCGGCGTTCAATCATCGAAGACTTCCGCAATGGAAAGATCCGTGTGCTGACCAACTTCGATGTGCTTACCCAGGGTTTCGATGCACCCAAGGTCGACGCCGTATACGTTTGCCGGCCTACGTTCTCGCCGAATAAATACATCCAAATGATCGGCCGAGGGCTCCGTGGACCGCTCAACGGCGGAAGCCAAGAGGTCCTAATAGTCAACGTCAAAGACAATTTGGACCAATACGGCGACAAGCTTGCGTTTACCCAGCTCGACTACTTGTGGAAAGACGGTTCGTAG
- a CDS encoding DUF6994 family protein: MTFDFHSDTPAGKDPDSFSPALRKYHQLLWSKELPSGQHFHLAMEPRRYLVHRSLSGVFFLASDTITTRLRKKARNVIRDIPEGDLPEYLGYTPGSALVFPGNRIGRKPTINGARGLHPRIADRFDLTLECIRRHYLGEQSPLSAVLLRYADFFALFGDFAGYVRFFLLEDLVEDDGRTIRFFHPFADFSTPAVPKGRDEYLGYLRLSNAFISARNRRIDEELQGRIAR, translated from the coding sequence ATGACCTTCGACTTCCACTCAGATACTCCGGCAGGCAAGGACCCCGACTCCTTCAGCCCCGCCCTGCGGAAGTACCACCAGCTGTTGTGGAGCAAGGAGTTGCCCAGCGGCCAGCACTTCCACCTGGCTATGGAACCCCGCAGGTACCTCGTGCACCGATCCTTGTCAGGTGTTTTCTTCCTCGCCAGCGACACGATCACCACCAGGCTGCGAAAGAAGGCTCGTAACGTCATCCGAGACATACCGGAAGGCGACCTACCCGAGTACCTCGGCTACACCCCCGGAAGCGCGCTCGTGTTTCCAGGCAACAGGATCGGCCGAAAGCCGACGATTAATGGTGCACGCGGACTCCATCCCAGGATCGCCGATCGCTTCGATCTGACCCTGGAATGCATCCGCCGCCACTATCTTGGTGAGCAGAGCCCCCTCTCAGCGGTCCTGCTCAGATATGCGGACTTCTTCGCACTGTTCGGGGATTTCGCCGGGTACGTCAGATTCTTTTTACTGGAAGACCTTGTGGAGGATGACGGCCGGACAATCCGGTTCTTCCACCCGTTTGCCGACTTCAGCACACCAGCTGTTCCGAAGGGCCGTGACGAATACCTCGGGTATCTACGGCTCAGCAACGCTTTCATCAGCGCGCGCAATCGTAGGATCGACGAAGAACTTCAAGGGCGGATCGCACGGTAA